From the genome of Corallococcus soli:
CGCACATGGCCGGCCACGTCAGGATCGGGCCTGGTTCCCTGGGGACGAGCGTGACCGACGCCGCCACAGTGGACAAGCTTGCTTGGGGCACCACCGCGAGCTCGCCAGAAGGCAGTACGGCGGCTCTCTATGTGTCCGATCCCACGGGCAGCTTGGAGCGCAAGGCCGTGTCCACTTCCACCGCCGTGGACATGACGATGGGAGGGACAGATGCATCGCGTGGTAACGGCCTGGACACGGACCAGAACGGGAATGACTTCGTGATTCGTACCGCTCGCAACCCACAGAACGCGTCGAGTCCGCTCGAGTTCTACTGACAGCCTCCACGCAGGCTTGAAGTCCCAGGAGGCCGCTCTCGGCACCACGCCGGGGCGGCCTCCGCTGTTTCCAGGCACCCTCGGCGGTCTGCCTGACAGGGAAGCCCAATATCAGGCTTAATGAAGTTGCGAATCAAAATCAACATGGCATGCTCTGGCCATGTCCCAGGTCCAGTCGGTCGAGGCGTTGGAGCGGCTCGTCGGTTCGCGTCCGCTCGGGGTGATGATGAAGTCGCTGGGGGCCCTGGATGCGCATTGCGTCCGGCTGCTCTCGCTCTCCTCGTTCGCGGTCCTGGGCTTCATCGACGAGGAGGGCAGGGCGCGGCTGTCGACCGTGGGCGGGCCCAGGGGCTTCGCCACGGTCGTGGATTCCACGCACCTGCGATTCGAGCTGCATGAACCCCTCTCACTCAATCCCACGGTGGGGTGCGGGCTCCTGTTCCTCATCCCCGGGCTGGGGGAGACGCTTCGCGTGAATGGGCGCGCGACGCTCGACGGCAACACCCTGCTCGTCACCGTGGAAGAGACGTTCGTGCACTGCGCGAAGGCGCTGATGCGCTCGGCGTTCTGGAAGCCTCCGGTCTCCGTCGTCCCGACGTCGCTCGGCCCCGTGGCGCCGGGCCCCCTGAGCGACCCGGCCGTGCGGGACTGGCTCTCCCGTGTGCCCTTCGTCGTCGTGGCGTCGTGGGATGCGCAGGGCCACGCGGACGTGAGCCCGAAAGGCGATCCCCCGGGTTTCCTGCGGCTCGACGGAGCCCGGGTGGCGGTGGCCGACAGGCCGGGCAACCGCCGCACGGACACGTTCCACAACCTGCTCGAACAGCCCCGCGTCGCGGTCCTGGCCCTGGTGCCCGGGGAGGGGCGCGAGCTGGAGCTGTCCGGCGTCGCCTCCCTCACCACGGACCCCGCGCTGCTCGCCTCGATGGAGGTCGCGGCCAAGGTGCCGAAGGTCGCCCTGTCGCTCGAACCGCACCAGGCACGCCTGCGCGCCAGCCCGGCCGTCCTCCACGCCGGGCTCTGGGACGCCTCGCGCCATGTCCCCCCGGACCACTTGCCACGGATGGCCGACGTCTTCATCGACCACGTCAGACAGAACCCGCAGCGTGGCGCCGCCGCGGCCACCCTGCGCGCGCTCGCGTCCAAGCGGATGATGAGCTGGGCCCTGACCCAGGACTACAAGCGGAACCTCTACTGAGGGAGGGGCGCCCCCGCTCCATGGGTCGCCCGACTGTCCGGTCCCCGAAGGAACGGGGCAGGGGAGGGCCACTCCCGCCCGACAAAGGACCCGCCGGGTCCACACGGATGCTGCCCGGGCGTGCGGGGCGCATTAGCTTTGAGCCCTTTCCGCCACCCACGGCTTGAGAGGAGCCCTTCCCGTGTCCGAGCCCCTGGTCCCCGACGCCGCCCGCCATGTCACCTGCCCGCCTGAGGACTTCCGCCGCGCGAGCGAGGACGCCCTGGCCCGGGCCCGCGCCGGCATCGCGCGCCTCAAGTCCCTGCCCGCGAAGACGCCCCCGCGCGAGGTGCTGGAGCTTTACGACGAATCCTCCGCCGCGCTGGACGACGCCTCCGCGCGTGCCAGCGTCGTGCGCCACACCCACCCGGACGCGACCCTGCGCGAAGCGGCGGAGGCCGCCGAGCAGTCCATCGAGAACCTCTCCAACGACCTCCGCATGGACCGGGGCGTCTACGACGTCCTCTCCGCCGTGGACCTGTCCGGCGAGGACGCCTCCACGCACAAGTGGATGGAGAAGGTGCTGCGCGACTTCCGCCGCGCCGGCGTGGACCGCGACGAGGCCACCCGCGCGAAGGTGAAGGCGCTCCAGGAAGAGCTCATCCGCATCGGCCAGGAGTTCAGCCGCAACATCAGCCAGGACACCCGCACGGTGGCCCTGCCCCCGTCCGCGCTGGACGGCCTGCCGGAGGACTACGCGCGCTCGCACGCCCCGGGCCCGGACGGGCAGGTGCGCATCTCCACCGACTACCCGGACCTGGTGCCCTTCCTCACCTACGCGCGCGACGGCAAGGCCCGCGAGCAGCTCTGGCGCGCCAACCGCCAGCGCGGCCATCCCGCCAACGTGGACGTGCTGGGCCGGCTCGTCGCCCGGCGCCATGAGCTGGCCACGCTGCTGGGCTACCCGCACTGGGCCGCCTACGCCACCGAGGACAAGATGGTGCGCACCGCGGACGCCGCGCGGGACTTCATCCAGAAGATCTCCACCGCCGCGGAGGCGCGGATGAAGCGCGACTACCAGGTGCTGCTGGAGCGCAAGCGCCAGGACGACCCGAAGGCCGACAAGGTGGACCCGTGGGACTCCGGCTACCTGGATGACCGCGTGAAGGCGGAGCAGTACGCCTTCGACTCGCAGACGGTGCGCCCCTACTTCGAATACACGCGCGTGAAGCAGGGCGTCCTGGACCTCACCGCGCGCCTGTTCGGCGTCACCTACCGCCCGGTGAAGGACGTGCCGGTGTGGCACCCGGACGTGGAGGTGTTTGACGTCTACGAGGGCGCCACGCTCAAGGGCCGCTTCTTCCTGGACATGCACCCGCGCGCGGACAAGTACAAGCACGCGGCCCAGTTCACGCTGACCAGCGGCAAGTCCGGACACCGGCTGCCGGAAGGCGCGCTCATCTGCAACTTCCCCAAGCCCGGCGCGGAGCCCGCGCTGATGCAGCACGGCGACGTGGAGACCTTCTTCCACGAGTTCGGCCACCTGCTGCACCACATCTTCGGCGGCCACACGCGCTGGGCCGGCCTGTCCGGCGTCCGCACGGAATGGGACTTCGTGGAGGCCCCGTCGCAGATGCTGGAGGAGTGGGCGCGCGACGTGACGTGCCTGCAGACCTTCGCCACGCATTACCAGACGGGGGAGAAGCTGCCCGCGGAGCTGGTGGAGCGCATGCTGCGCGCGGACGAGTTCGGCAAGGGGCTCTTCGTGCGCCAGCAGATGTTCTACGCGGCGCTCAGCCTGGAGCTCTACCGACGCGACCCGAAGGGCCTGGACGCCACCGCGCTCGTGCGCGAACTCCAGGGCCAGTACATCCCCTTCCCGTACCTGGAGGGCACGTACTTCCACCTCACCTTCGGGCACCTGGATGGGTACTCGTCCAACTACTACACGTACATGTGGTCGCTCGTCATCGCGAAGGACCTCTTCACGGTGTTCCAGACGCAGGGCCTGCTCAACCCCGCGCCCGCGCAGGCGTACCGGCGCGCGGTGCTGGAGCCGGGCGGCTCCGATGACGCCGCGCGCCTGGTGAACCAGTTCCTGGGCCGCGACTACGACTTCCGCGCCTACGAGGCCTGGCTCAACAAGGCCGCGTAGCCGCGGGGTGTACGGGGCGGGCGGCCGAGGATGGTCGCCCGCGCCCGGTGCTTCAGCGCGACTTCAGGCGCTCACTCCACCTGCGTCTGCTGCACGCGCCAGATCTCCTCCGCGTACTGCTTGATGGTGCGGTCGGAGGAGAAGATGCCCGCGCGGGCCACGTTGATGATGCACTTCTTCGTCCAGCCCTCCGCGTCCTGGTACGCGCGCACGACCTCCTCCTGCTTGGACATGTACGCCGCGAAGTCGGCCAGCACGAGGTAGCGGTCCTCCTCCAGCAGGCTGTCCACCAGCGGCTGGAAGAGGTTGCGGTCCTCGGGGGAGAAGAAGCCGGAGCGGATGAGGTCCAACGCCTCGCGCAGCTCCGTGTTGGACTCGTAGACGTCGCGCGGGCGGTAGCCGGCCTTCTTGCGCGCGATGACTTCGTCCGCCGTGAGGCCGAAGAGGAAGAAGTTCTCGTCGCCCACCGCCTCGCGGATCTCCACGTTGGCGCCGTCCAGCGTGCCCAGCGTCAGCGCGCCGTTGAGCATCAGCTTCATGTTGCCCGTGCCGGACGCCTCCCAGCCCGCGGTGGAGATCTGCTCGGACACGTCCGCCGCCGGGATGATGCGCTCCGCGAGGCTCACCCGGTAGTTGGGCACGAACACCACCTGGAGGCCCGTGGTGCCCGCGTCGCTGTTCACCACCTCCGCGATGCCGTTGATGAGCCGGATGGTCAGCTTCGCCAGGTGGTAGCCCGGCGCCGCCTTCGCGCCGAAGAGGAACGCGCGCGGGTGGACGACGCTGGAGGGCTGCCGCCGCGCCTTCATCCACAGCGCCACGATGTGGATGGCGTCCAGCAGCTGCCGCTTGTACTCGTGCAGGCGCTTGATCTGCACGTCGAAGATGGCGTCCGGGTTGAGCTGCACCCAGCGCAGGTCGCGCACGTGGTTGGCCAGGTCCACCTTGTTCGCGCGCTTCACCTCGCGGAACGCCTTGCGGAACTCCGGGTCCTCCGCGTGCGGCTCCAGCTTCGTCAGCTGGTCCAGGTCCGTGGCCCACCCCTCACCGATGCGGCTGGTGATGAGCTTGGACAGACGCGGGTTGCACCACGCCAGCCACCGACGCGGCGTCACGCCGTTCGTCTTGTTGTTGAAGCGCTCCGGATACATCGTCGCGAAGTCCGGCAGCACGTCCCGGCGCAGCAGGTCCGTGTGCAGCGCGGCCACGCCGTTGATGCTGTGGCTGCCCACCACCGCCAGGTGGGCCATGCGGATCTTCTTCTCCGGGCCCTCCTCCACCAGGCTCATCCGCTGCTGCTTCTCCACGTCGAACGGGTAGCGGATCTGCACCTGGCGCATGAAGCGCTGGTTGATCTCGAAGATGATCTCCAGGTGCCGGGGCAGCAGGCGCTCGAACAGCGACACCGGCCAGCGCTCCATCGCCTCCGCGAGCAGCGTGTGGTTGGTGTAGCCGAACGTCTCCTGGGTGATGGTCCACGCCTCGTCCCAGAGCAGCTGCTTCTCATCCACCAGCACGCGCATCAGCTCCGCCACGCCAATGGCCGGGTGCGTGTCGTTGAGCTGGATGGCCACCTTGCGGGAGAAGTCCCGGAAGTCGCTGTGGTTCTTCAGGTAGCGCCGGACGATGTCCGCGATGGAGCACGCCACGAAGAAGTACTGCTGCTTCAGGCGCAGCTCCTTGCCGGCCTGGAACGCGTCGTTGGGGTAGAGGACCTTGGAGATGACCTCCGAGTCGTTCTTCTCCACCACCGACCGCTCGTAGTCGCCCGCGTTGAACAGCAGCAGGTCGAACTCGGCGCTCGCGCGCGCCTGCCACAGCCGCAGCGTGTTGACGGTGTTGTTGCCGTAGCCCGCGATGGGTGTGTCATACGGCACGCCAATCACGGTCTTGCCGCCCACCCAGCGCGCCACCGGCCGGCCATCCGGACCCTGGTGGTGCTCCACGCGCCCGAAGAAGCGCACCGGCACCGCCTTCTCCGGCCGGACGATCTCCCACGGGTTGCCGAACTTCAGCCACTCGTCCGCGCGCTCCACCTGGTGTCCCTCCACCAGGTCCTGGGAGAAGATGCCGAACTCGTAGCGGATGCCGTAGCCCATGCCCGGGTAGCCGAGCGTCGCCAGCGAGTCCAGGAAGCACGCCGCCAGCCGTCCCAGGCCGCCGTTGCCCAGGCCCGCGTCCGGCTCCATCTCCAGCAGCTGCGTCAGGTCCACGCCGACCTCCTGCATGGCGGCGGCGGCGGACTCGTACATGTTGAGGTTGAGCAGGTTGTTGCCCAGCGCGCGGCCCAGCAGGTACTCCGCCGACAGGTAGTAGGCGCGCTTGACGTCCTGCTCGTAGTAGGTGCGCGCCGTCTTCACCCAGCGGTCGGTGAGGCGGTCGCGCACGGCCAGGGACAGGGCCATGAAGCGGTCATGCGGGGTGGCCGTCTCCGGGTTCTTGCCGCGCGAATAACGCACGTGTTCGAAGAAGCCGCGACGGACGCTGGCCGCGTCGAGCCCGGTGCGGCCGCTGTCTTCGGGCGTACCCGACGTGGAGGGCGGAGGCGGAGCGGGGCGCGCGGAGGCGGGAGGAGCCATAAGTCGGTCGTCTCGGGGGGTCGCGAAAGGGTGGGTACGGCGGGCACCCCCGTCTGGACGAGGGCGCATCGGGCACGAGGGTATCGTGTCAGGCCGGCCCAGGCACCGGAAAGCCGCAACCCGCCCCCGGGGTCGGTCGCTCCCTCCACCGGGGAGGGAAGGTGCGTGGGGACCCGCCGTGATGCGGCCCGACCCCGGGGAATGTCGCCTTCCCGCCCGCCCTCGCGACGGGCCCTGACCGTGCGCGAAGTTGGGGTAGAACGGGCGTGAATGGCTTCCTCCCTGAGTGACCTGGAGCAGCGCATCGCCCTGACCCGTCCAGGGGACACGGTGCGGGGGTTGAGCTTCGCGGCGGTGCTGCGCCTGACGCGCACGCACCTGGGGCACGACACCGCGGAGCGCCTGCGCGCGCCGCT
Proteins encoded in this window:
- a CDS encoding M3 family metallopeptidase encodes the protein MSEPLVPDAARHVTCPPEDFRRASEDALARARAGIARLKSLPAKTPPREVLELYDESSAALDDASARASVVRHTHPDATLREAAEAAEQSIENLSNDLRMDRGVYDVLSAVDLSGEDASTHKWMEKVLRDFRRAGVDRDEATRAKVKALQEELIRIGQEFSRNISQDTRTVALPPSALDGLPEDYARSHAPGPDGQVRISTDYPDLVPFLTYARDGKAREQLWRANRQRGHPANVDVLGRLVARRHELATLLGYPHWAAYATEDKMVRTADAARDFIQKISTAAEARMKRDYQVLLERKRQDDPKADKVDPWDSGYLDDRVKAEQYAFDSQTVRPYFEYTRVKQGVLDLTARLFGVTYRPVKDVPVWHPDVEVFDVYEGATLKGRFFLDMHPRADKYKHAAQFTLTSGKSGHRLPEGALICNFPKPGAEPALMQHGDVETFFHEFGHLLHHIFGGHTRWAGLSGVRTEWDFVEAPSQMLEEWARDVTCLQTFATHYQTGEKLPAELVERMLRADEFGKGLFVRQQMFYAALSLELYRRDPKGLDATALVRELQGQYIPFPYLEGTYFHLTFGHLDGYSSNYYTYMWSLVIAKDLFTVFQTQGLLNPAPAQAYRRAVLEPGGSDDAARLVNQFLGRDYDFRAYEAWLNKAA
- a CDS encoding pyridoxamine 5'-phosphate oxidase family protein; the encoded protein is MSQVQSVEALERLVGSRPLGVMMKSLGALDAHCVRLLSLSSFAVLGFIDEEGRARLSTVGGPRGFATVVDSTHLRFELHEPLSLNPTVGCGLLFLIPGLGETLRVNGRATLDGNTLLVTVEETFVHCAKALMRSAFWKPPVSVVPTSLGPVAPGPLSDPAVRDWLSRVPFVVVASWDAQGHADVSPKGDPPGFLRLDGARVAVADRPGNRRTDTFHNLLEQPRVAVLALVPGEGRELELSGVASLTTDPALLASMEVAAKVPKVALSLEPHQARLRASPAVLHAGLWDASRHVPPDHLPRMADVFIDHVRQNPQRGAAAATLRALASKRMMSWALTQDYKRNLY
- a CDS encoding glycogen/starch/alpha-glucan phosphorylase encodes the protein MAPPASARPAPPPPSTSGTPEDSGRTGLDAASVRRGFFEHVRYSRGKNPETATPHDRFMALSLAVRDRLTDRWVKTARTYYEQDVKRAYYLSAEYLLGRALGNNLLNLNMYESAAAAMQEVGVDLTQLLEMEPDAGLGNGGLGRLAACFLDSLATLGYPGMGYGIRYEFGIFSQDLVEGHQVERADEWLKFGNPWEIVRPEKAVPVRFFGRVEHHQGPDGRPVARWVGGKTVIGVPYDTPIAGYGNNTVNTLRLWQARASAEFDLLLFNAGDYERSVVEKNDSEVISKVLYPNDAFQAGKELRLKQQYFFVACSIADIVRRYLKNHSDFRDFSRKVAIQLNDTHPAIGVAELMRVLVDEKQLLWDEAWTITQETFGYTNHTLLAEAMERWPVSLFERLLPRHLEIIFEINQRFMRQVQIRYPFDVEKQQRMSLVEEGPEKKIRMAHLAVVGSHSINGVAALHTDLLRRDVLPDFATMYPERFNNKTNGVTPRRWLAWCNPRLSKLITSRIGEGWATDLDQLTKLEPHAEDPEFRKAFREVKRANKVDLANHVRDLRWVQLNPDAIFDVQIKRLHEYKRQLLDAIHIVALWMKARRQPSSVVHPRAFLFGAKAAPGYHLAKLTIRLINGIAEVVNSDAGTTGLQVVFVPNYRVSLAERIIPAADVSEQISTAGWEASGTGNMKLMLNGALTLGTLDGANVEIREAVGDENFFLFGLTADEVIARKKAGYRPRDVYESNTELREALDLIRSGFFSPEDRNLFQPLVDSLLEEDRYLVLADFAAYMSKQEEVVRAYQDAEGWTKKCIINVARAGIFSSDRTIKQYAEEIWRVQQTQVE